Below is a window of Pseudomonas sp. B21-040 DNA.
TGCGGCATGAACGCGGTCAAGGCGCGGACGAGGCGGGCGCTTGGGTATGCCGCGTCGACTACCAGTCGCACTTCGGCTTCCCAGCCTTGCTCCATATGATGGGCCAGGTCTTCGAGCTGACTGGCCTGTTTCACCAGTTGCCGGGAGCGACGCAGCAACACGCCGCCGGCTTCGGTCAGCACCGCTTTGCGACCGTCAATGCGCAACAGCGGCACGCCGAGCTGGTCTTGCATGCGGGCCACGGTGTAGCTCACCGATGATTGCGAGCGGTGCAGCGCTTCGGCGGCCTGGGCGAAACCACCGTGGTCGACCACGGCTTGCAATGTTCGCCATTGATCAAGGGTCACGCGGGGCGCTTTCATGAATGGCTCCTCTTGTCCTAAGCTGGCAGCCCTTTTGGAGACTGCTGAATGAAAAAGCTTTGCTGTGTGGTATCGGGTTGTGTGCTGCTGGCGATGCTGCCGCTGACGGCGTTTGCTTATCCGATCGATGTGCAGAAAAAACTCAACGGCTTGAAGATCGATTACGAGACCTTCGATACGGATAACGACATCGGCTCCATCCGGGTGGCTAACTACGGCGACGTCGATGCTACCTGCAAGGCGGTTTTCAGCAATGGTCCGGAAGCGCCGCGTACGCGCACGATCGATGTGCCTGCCGGCAAACATAAAAACGCCACCGCGAAGTTCACCCGCAGCATTATCAAGCTGCGTATCGAGCTGACCTGCACCCCGAAATGACTGCAATCTCTTGTAGGAGCTGAGCTTGCTCGCGATAGCGGTGTGTCATTTAATTTGATGTCGGCTGACACACCGCTATCGCGAGCAAGCTCAGCTCCTACAAAGGCATGCTCAGCTTATAAACGAATTAATTGATGGGTTATAGCAGTTATTTGCGCTTTTTCATCGATTTGACTCTGTTTAATCTTCACTCCATCGACTTACAGCATTCTCAGATGGAGCCTACAACCTATGTCACGCGTTCTGATCATCGAAAGCAGCGCCCGCCAGCAAGACTCGGTTTCCCGTCAGCTGACCCAGACCTTCATCAGCCAGTGGAAAGTCGCCCATCCGGCTGACCAGATCACTGTTCGTGACCTGGCCGTCAACCCGGTGCCGCACCTGGACATCAATCTGTTGGGCGGCTGGATGAAACCGGCCGAGCAACGTAGCGACATCGAACAGGCATCACTGGAACGCTCCAACGAGCTGACCGATGAACTGCTGGCCGCCGATGTGCTGGTCATGGCCGCACCGATGTACAACTTCGCTATTCCCAGCACGCTCAAAGCCTGGCTCGACCATGTGTTGCGTGCCGGCGTGACCTTCAAATACACCGAGACCGGCCCGCAAGGTCTGCTCAGCGGCAAGCGTGCCTACGTGCTGACCGCTCGCGGCGGGATCTACGCAGGCAGCACATCGGATCACCAGGAACCGTACCTGCGTCAGGTCATGGGCTTCATCGGCATCCACGACGTGACCTTTATTCACGCCGAAGGCATGAACCTGGGCGGCGACTTCCAGGAGAAGGGCTTGAACCAGGCCAACGCCAAGCTTTCTCAGGTCGCCTGATCCTTTAATCGCCAGATAATCACTGGATGGTCTAGTGACCTGGCGCAACCCCTTCACGGCTTTACGCGCATCGAACCTCCCTTTGCACTTTTTGCTCCTGAGTGCTGTCGCCCGATTGAACGCTTTAGCGAGATCGGGCTTTTTTTTGCCTGCGATTTGATGGGCACACACATAACCCTGTAGGAGCTGAGCTTGCTCGCGATAGCGGTGTACCCGCCGATATCCATGTTGAATGTGGCCCCCTCATCGCGAGCAAGCTCAGCTCCTACAGGGCTGTGTGTCGTCTGACGATTCGCTGTGACGGGTAAAACCCGCTATCGTCGCCGCCATTCGAAATGAGGCGAGCATGGGCTATCTACTTTTTGTCACGCTGATCCAGGCGTTTTCCTTCAGTTTGATCGGCGAATACCTGGCCGGTCACGTCGACAGTTATTTCGCGGTACTGGTGCGCGTAGTGCTGGCGGGACTGGTGTTCATTCCGTTGACGCGCTGGCGTTCGGTGGAGCCTGCGTTCATGCGCGGCATGCTGTTGATCGGCGCGTTGCAGTTCGGCGTGACATACGTGTGCCTGTACCTGAGCTTCCGGGTACTGACGGTGCCGGAAGTGTTGCTGTTCACCATCCTCACGCCATTGCACGTGACCTTGATCGAAGACGCGCTGAACCGGCGTTTCAATCCGTGGGCGTTGATTGCCGCAGTGGTGGCGGTGATGGGCGCAGCGGTGATTCGCTACGACCGGATCAACCCGGATTTCTTCATGGGGTTCTTGCTGCTGCAACTGGCCAACTTCACCTACGCTGCCGGCCAGGTGCTTTACAAACATCTGGTGGCCCGCCATCCGAGCGATCTGCCGCATTACCGGCGATTCGGTTACTTCTATCTGGGGGCATTGGCGGTGGCATTGCCCGCATTCCTGCTGTTTGGCAAACAAAACTTCCTGCCCGAAGCGCCGCTGCAATGGGGCGTGCTGGTGTTCCTCGGCCTGGTCTCGACGGCGCTGGGTTTGTATTGGTGGAACAAGGGCGCCTGTCTGGTGAATGGCGGGACGCTGGCGGTGATGAACAATCTGCACGTGCCGGTGGGGTTGTTGATCAATCTGCTGATCTGGAATCAGCATGAGGAGTTGGGACGGTTGCTTCTCGGTGGGTCGGTGATTTTGATGGCGGTGTGGGGCAGCCGGTTGGGGATTCGCAAACCGCTAGTCATCCGCTGAATCGCCAATCAGCCATTATTTTTCATTGCGATAACTATGTACCGCACCTGACAAACGCTTAATCGACACGCTGTGCCCTACAGACAAGGAGTGACTGTATGGCACAAAACACATTCAACGATGGATCGTCAGGTAGCGTCGTCATCAGATCCGGTCCGCCGGCTTCAAGTGGCGGCTCGGGTGGTGGTATTGGCGGCGGCGGAGTCTCCGGCGGATTCGGTAAAACCAGCAAGAAAAAGCAAAAGGCCCGGGCACGGGTCAAAGCGGCGCATTTGCAAAAACAGCAGCAAGAGCGAGCGCTGGCTGCGGCCAAGGCACAAGCCGAAGTAACCCAGGCTGAGGCTGCCGCAGCACAAACTCAGGAACAGACACGTCATCAGGCCCTTTTGCAGTTCCTGGCAGGGCTTACTCAGCGACATGACGCTATCAGAGCCGAGGCAGACAGCCGTTTCGCCGAGCGAGCAAGACAGCTCGCACCGTTGCTGGAGCAGGAAATTCTCGCTTCGCGCAAGCCGCCGAACAGCGATGACAGCGAGCGCTATCAGCTTTACCTGATTACCAAAGAAAAGAACGAAATTGACGGACTGATTGCTCGCAAGTCCGCAGAG
It encodes the following:
- a CDS encoding FMN-dependent NADH-azoreductase, whose translation is MSRVLIIESSARQQDSVSRQLTQTFISQWKVAHPADQITVRDLAVNPVPHLDINLLGGWMKPAEQRSDIEQASLERSNELTDELLAADVLVMAAPMYNFAIPSTLKAWLDHVLRAGVTFKYTETGPQGLLSGKRAYVLTARGGIYAGSTSDHQEPYLRQVMGFIGIHDVTFIHAEGMNLGGDFQEKGLNQANAKLSQVA
- a CDS encoding carboxylate/amino acid/amine transporter, which encodes MGYLLFVTLIQAFSFSLIGEYLAGHVDSYFAVLVRVVLAGLVFIPLTRWRSVEPAFMRGMLLIGALQFGVTYVCLYLSFRVLTVPEVLLFTILTPLHVTLIEDALNRRFNPWALIAAVVAVMGAAVIRYDRINPDFFMGFLLLQLANFTYAAGQVLYKHLVARHPSDLPHYRRFGYFYLGALAVALPAFLLFGKQNFLPEAPLQWGVLVFLGLVSTALGLYWWNKGACLVNGGTLAVMNNLHVPVGLLINLLIWNQHEELGRLLLGGSVILMAVWGSRLGIRKPLVIR